From Aptenodytes patagonicus chromosome 1, bAptPat1.pri.cur, whole genome shotgun sequence, one genomic window encodes:
- the POU1F1 gene encoding pituitary-specific positive transcription factor 1 isoform X1, which translates to MTCQAFASSDTFVPLNSDSSPSLPLIMHHSAAECLPVSNHATNVVSTVPSVLSLIQTPICSRIRFAMTTLGNTLAGLHYSVPSCHYGNQPSTYGVMAGIKPATPEMLSASLSQSRILQTCSMPHPNVVNGVSTLQSNLTPCLYKFPEHALSASSCALGHGFTPMHQSLLTDDPTAADFKQEFRRKNKSVEEPVDMDSPEIRELEKFANEFKLRRIKLGYTQTNVGEALAAVHGSEFSQTTICRFENLQLSFKNACKLKSILSKWLEEAEQVGALYNEKVGVNERKRKRRTTISIAAKEALERHFGEQSKPSSQEIMRMAEGLNLEKEVVRVWFCNRRQREKRVKTSLHQNAFSSIIKEHHECR; encoded by the exons ATGACTTGCCAAGCGTTTGCTTCATCTGACACCTTTGTGCCCTTGAATTCTgactcttctccctctctgcctctgaTAATGCATCACAGCGCCGCAGAGTGCCTGCCGGTTTCTAACCATGCCACCAATGTTGTGTCTacag TCCCATCTGTTTTGTCTTTGATCCAAACTCCTATATGCTCCCGTATCCGCTTTGCCATGACGACTTTGGGAAACACTTTGGCAGGCCTTCATTACTCTGTGCCTTCCTGTCATTATGGAAATCAACCGTCTACCTACGGGGTGATGGCAG GTATCAAGCCTGCAACTCCAGAGATGCTGTCAGCAAGCCTCTCCCAGAGTCGCATCTTACAGACATGCAGCATGCCGCATCCCAACGTGGTAAACGGTGTCAGCACCTTGCAAAGCAa CCTGACCCCTTGCCTTTATAAATTCCCGGAGCATGCCCTAAGCGCCAGCTCCTGTGCCCTGGGCCATGGCTTCACGCCTATGCACCAGTCCCTCCTCACAGACGATCCCACCGCCGCAGACTTCAAGCAGGAGTTCCGCAGAAAAAACAAGTCTGTCGAAGAGCCCGTTGACATGGACTCCCCTGAAATCAGAGAACTGGAGAAATTTGCTAACGAATTTAAGCTGCGGAGAATTAAACTGG GTTATACACAAACCAATGTTGGAGAAGCACTGGCTGCTGTGCACGGCTCTGAATTCAGCCAAACTACTATTTGCCGGTTTGAAAACTTGCAGCTGAGTTTCAAGAACGCATGCAAACTGAAATCGATACTGTCCAAATGGCTGGAGGAAGCAGAACAAGTAGGAG CTTTATACAATGAAAAAGTTGGAGTGAATGAGCGGAAGAGGAAGCGCAGAACCACTATAAG TATCGCTGCCAAAGAAGCCCTAGAGAGGCACTTTGGAGAACAAAGTAAGCCTTCTTCTCAGGAAATTATGAGGATGGCTGAGGGGCTCAATCTTGAGAAAGAAGTTGTGAGAGTTTGGTTTTGCAACagaagacaaagggaaaaaagagtgaAGACGAGTTTACATCAGAACGCCTTTAGTTCAATTATCAAGGAGCACCATGAATGCCGGTAA
- the POU1F1 gene encoding pituitary-specific positive transcription factor 1 isoform X4 — translation MTCQAFASSDTFVPLNSDSSPSLPLIMHHSAAECLPVSNHATNVVSTGLHYSVPSCHYGNQPSTYGVMAGSLTPCLYKFPEHALSASSCALGHGFTPMHQSLLTDDPTAADFKQEFRRKNKSVEEPVDMDSPEIRELEKFANEFKLRRIKLGYTQTNVGEALAAVHGSEFSQTTICRFENLQLSFKNACKLKSILSKWLEEAEQVGALYNEKVGVNERKRKRRTTISIAAKEALERHFGEQSKPSSQEIMRMAEGLNLEKEVVRVWFCNRRQREKRVKTSLHQNAFSSIIKEHHECR, via the exons ATGACTTGCCAAGCGTTTGCTTCATCTGACACCTTTGTGCCCTTGAATTCTgactcttctccctctctgcctctgaTAATGCATCACAGCGCCGCAGAGTGCCTGCCGGTTTCTAACCATGCCACCAATGTTGTGTCTacag GCCTTCATTACTCTGTGCCTTCCTGTCATTATGGAAATCAACCGTCTACCTACGGGGTGATGGCAG GTAGCCTGACCCCTTGCCTTTATAAATTCCCGGAGCATGCCCTAAGCGCCAGCTCCTGTGCCCTGGGCCATGGCTTCACGCCTATGCACCAGTCCCTCCTCACAGACGATCCCACCGCCGCAGACTTCAAGCAGGAGTTCCGCAGAAAAAACAAGTCTGTCGAAGAGCCCGTTGACATGGACTCCCCTGAAATCAGAGAACTGGAGAAATTTGCTAACGAATTTAAGCTGCGGAGAATTAAACTGG GTTATACACAAACCAATGTTGGAGAAGCACTGGCTGCTGTGCACGGCTCTGAATTCAGCCAAACTACTATTTGCCGGTTTGAAAACTTGCAGCTGAGTTTCAAGAACGCATGCAAACTGAAATCGATACTGTCCAAATGGCTGGAGGAAGCAGAACAAGTAGGAG CTTTATACAATGAAAAAGTTGGAGTGAATGAGCGGAAGAGGAAGCGCAGAACCACTATAAG TATCGCTGCCAAAGAAGCCCTAGAGAGGCACTTTGGAGAACAAAGTAAGCCTTCTTCTCAGGAAATTATGAGGATGGCTGAGGGGCTCAATCTTGAGAAAGAAGTTGTGAGAGTTTGGTTTTGCAACagaagacaaagggaaaaaagagtgaAGACGAGTTTACATCAGAACGCCTTTAGTTCAATTATCAAGGAGCACCATGAATGCCGGTAA
- the POU1F1 gene encoding pituitary-specific positive transcription factor 1 isoform X2 translates to MTCQAFASSDTFVPLNSDSSPSLPLIMHHSAAECLPVSNHATNVVSTGLHYSVPSCHYGNQPSTYGVMAGIKPATPEMLSASLSQSRILQTCSMPHPNVVNGVSTLQSNLTPCLYKFPEHALSASSCALGHGFTPMHQSLLTDDPTAADFKQEFRRKNKSVEEPVDMDSPEIRELEKFANEFKLRRIKLGYTQTNVGEALAAVHGSEFSQTTICRFENLQLSFKNACKLKSILSKWLEEAEQVGALYNEKVGVNERKRKRRTTISIAAKEALERHFGEQSKPSSQEIMRMAEGLNLEKEVVRVWFCNRRQREKRVKTSLHQNAFSSIIKEHHECR, encoded by the exons ATGACTTGCCAAGCGTTTGCTTCATCTGACACCTTTGTGCCCTTGAATTCTgactcttctccctctctgcctctgaTAATGCATCACAGCGCCGCAGAGTGCCTGCCGGTTTCTAACCATGCCACCAATGTTGTGTCTacag GCCTTCATTACTCTGTGCCTTCCTGTCATTATGGAAATCAACCGTCTACCTACGGGGTGATGGCAG GTATCAAGCCTGCAACTCCAGAGATGCTGTCAGCAAGCCTCTCCCAGAGTCGCATCTTACAGACATGCAGCATGCCGCATCCCAACGTGGTAAACGGTGTCAGCACCTTGCAAAGCAa CCTGACCCCTTGCCTTTATAAATTCCCGGAGCATGCCCTAAGCGCCAGCTCCTGTGCCCTGGGCCATGGCTTCACGCCTATGCACCAGTCCCTCCTCACAGACGATCCCACCGCCGCAGACTTCAAGCAGGAGTTCCGCAGAAAAAACAAGTCTGTCGAAGAGCCCGTTGACATGGACTCCCCTGAAATCAGAGAACTGGAGAAATTTGCTAACGAATTTAAGCTGCGGAGAATTAAACTGG GTTATACACAAACCAATGTTGGAGAAGCACTGGCTGCTGTGCACGGCTCTGAATTCAGCCAAACTACTATTTGCCGGTTTGAAAACTTGCAGCTGAGTTTCAAGAACGCATGCAAACTGAAATCGATACTGTCCAAATGGCTGGAGGAAGCAGAACAAGTAGGAG CTTTATACAATGAAAAAGTTGGAGTGAATGAGCGGAAGAGGAAGCGCAGAACCACTATAAG TATCGCTGCCAAAGAAGCCCTAGAGAGGCACTTTGGAGAACAAAGTAAGCCTTCTTCTCAGGAAATTATGAGGATGGCTGAGGGGCTCAATCTTGAGAAAGAAGTTGTGAGAGTTTGGTTTTGCAACagaagacaaagggaaaaaagagtgaAGACGAGTTTACATCAGAACGCCTTTAGTTCAATTATCAAGGAGCACCATGAATGCCGGTAA
- the POU1F1 gene encoding pituitary-specific positive transcription factor 1 isoform X3 encodes MTCQAFASSDTFVPLNSDSSPSLPLIMHHSAAECLPVSNHATNVVSTVPSVLSLIQTPICSRIRFAMTTLGNTLAGLHYSVPSCHYGNQPSTYGVMAGSLTPCLYKFPEHALSASSCALGHGFTPMHQSLLTDDPTAADFKQEFRRKNKSVEEPVDMDSPEIRELEKFANEFKLRRIKLGYTQTNVGEALAAVHGSEFSQTTICRFENLQLSFKNACKLKSILSKWLEEAEQVGALYNEKVGVNERKRKRRTTISIAAKEALERHFGEQSKPSSQEIMRMAEGLNLEKEVVRVWFCNRRQREKRVKTSLHQNAFSSIIKEHHECR; translated from the exons ATGACTTGCCAAGCGTTTGCTTCATCTGACACCTTTGTGCCCTTGAATTCTgactcttctccctctctgcctctgaTAATGCATCACAGCGCCGCAGAGTGCCTGCCGGTTTCTAACCATGCCACCAATGTTGTGTCTacag TCCCATCTGTTTTGTCTTTGATCCAAACTCCTATATGCTCCCGTATCCGCTTTGCCATGACGACTTTGGGAAACACTTTGGCAGGCCTTCATTACTCTGTGCCTTCCTGTCATTATGGAAATCAACCGTCTACCTACGGGGTGATGGCAG GTAGCCTGACCCCTTGCCTTTATAAATTCCCGGAGCATGCCCTAAGCGCCAGCTCCTGTGCCCTGGGCCATGGCTTCACGCCTATGCACCAGTCCCTCCTCACAGACGATCCCACCGCCGCAGACTTCAAGCAGGAGTTCCGCAGAAAAAACAAGTCTGTCGAAGAGCCCGTTGACATGGACTCCCCTGAAATCAGAGAACTGGAGAAATTTGCTAACGAATTTAAGCTGCGGAGAATTAAACTGG GTTATACACAAACCAATGTTGGAGAAGCACTGGCTGCTGTGCACGGCTCTGAATTCAGCCAAACTACTATTTGCCGGTTTGAAAACTTGCAGCTGAGTTTCAAGAACGCATGCAAACTGAAATCGATACTGTCCAAATGGCTGGAGGAAGCAGAACAAGTAGGAG CTTTATACAATGAAAAAGTTGGAGTGAATGAGCGGAAGAGGAAGCGCAGAACCACTATAAG TATCGCTGCCAAAGAAGCCCTAGAGAGGCACTTTGGAGAACAAAGTAAGCCTTCTTCTCAGGAAATTATGAGGATGGCTGAGGGGCTCAATCTTGAGAAAGAAGTTGTGAGAGTTTGGTTTTGCAACagaagacaaagggaaaaaagagtgaAGACGAGTTTACATCAGAACGCCTTTAGTTCAATTATCAAGGAGCACCATGAATGCCGGTAA